One genomic window of Mucilaginibacter sp. SJ includes the following:
- a CDS encoding fructose-6-phosphate aldolase, whose amino-acid sequence MYIIKVKGVAKIPDYVQLRDDKFTLLAYFRVDRPDKSLDKVGLGDKADEIMNIIKDLPFGQILKLEL is encoded by the coding sequence ATGTATATCATAAAAGTTAAAGGTGTTGCTAAAATACCCGATTATGTACAGCTGCGCGATGATAAGTTTACGCTGCTGGCTTATTTCAGGGTTGACAGGCCGGATAAATCGCTTGATAAAGTTGGATTGGGCGATAAAGCCGACGAGATCATGAATATTATCAAAGACCTGCCGTTTGGGCAGATCTTAAAATTAGAGTTATAA
- a CDS encoding cell division ATP-binding protein FtsE, which translates to MIGNSIIKLNNVDIFQQAHLVLSNVNLHVDKGDFVWLIGQTGSGKSSLLKVIYGDLGIKAGTGHACGYELSKLPSRDIPYLRRKLGIVFQDFQLLTDRTIEQNLNFVMRATGWNDKKLIADKALDVLEKVGLRSKLKKMPHELSGGEQQRVVIARALLNDPEIILADEPTGNLDPETSEEIVLLLKQISQSGTAVLVATHDYHIIRAFPSRIIKCENGKVLEDVEI; encoded by the coding sequence ATGATTGGAAATTCTATAATAAAACTAAACAACGTTGATATTTTTCAACAGGCGCACCTGGTACTTTCAAACGTAAATTTACATGTTGATAAAGGTGATTTTGTGTGGCTGATAGGTCAGACAGGATCAGGGAAAAGCAGCCTGCTGAAAGTAATTTACGGCGATTTGGGGATTAAAGCCGGTACTGGTCATGCCTGTGGCTATGAATTAAGCAAGCTGCCCAGCCGCGACATTCCCTATCTGCGCCGTAAACTGGGTATAGTTTTCCAGGATTTCCAGTTATTAACCGATCGTACCATCGAGCAAAATCTCAACTTTGTAATGCGTGCCACCGGTTGGAACGATAAAAAGCTGATTGCAGATAAAGCTCTTGATGTACTTGAAAAAGTTGGCCTGCGGTCAAAATTAAAGAAAATGCCTCACGAACTTTCAGGCGGTGAGCAGCAACGTGTGGTTATAGCACGCGCCTTACTTAATGATCCGGAAATAATCCTGGCCGATGAACCTACAGGCAACCTCGACCCTGAAACATCTGAAGAAATTGTACTCCTGCTCAAACAGATCAGTCAATCGGGTACTGCTGTACTGGTAGCCACTCACGATTATCACATTATTCGCGCTTTTCCGTCGCGTATTATCAAATGCGAGAACGGCAAGGTTTTGGAAGATGTGGAGATATAA
- a CDS encoding C40 family peptidase → MEYGICNLAVIPLRAEPNERSEQVSQLLFGEAFEITEWQNNWVKIIAETDGYVGWIGRLQFVMLGHIAYKNVKNHPPKLTYHAVTQAWKISDNSVVYLPAGSSLAFLEGTSCRVGNERFEIIGKVGEPEDIATTAKSFLNSPYLWGGRTHFGIDCSGFTQVVYKLKGLRIKRDASMQAKQGSKIDSIKDARLGDLAFFDNAEGRVTHVGIMLNNEQIIHASGKVKIDTINEDGIYSLEQKKHTHNLCAIRRFFN, encoded by the coding sequence ATGGAATACGGGATATGTAACCTGGCCGTAATCCCGCTTAGGGCCGAGCCTAACGAGCGGAGCGAGCAGGTATCGCAATTATTATTTGGCGAAGCGTTTGAAATTACCGAGTGGCAAAATAACTGGGTTAAGATCATTGCCGAGACCGATGGATATGTAGGGTGGATAGGTCGCCTGCAATTTGTTATGCTGGGTCATATAGCGTATAAAAATGTTAAGAACCATCCTCCAAAGCTTACTTATCATGCCGTTACACAAGCCTGGAAAATAAGCGATAACAGCGTTGTTTATTTACCGGCAGGCAGCTCACTTGCTTTTTTGGAGGGAACCTCATGCCGCGTTGGCAATGAGCGCTTTGAAATAATTGGTAAAGTTGGCGAGCCTGAAGATATTGCAACTACTGCTAAATCATTCCTTAATTCGCCATATTTATGGGGCGGAAGAACACATTTTGGTATTGATTGCTCTGGCTTTACCCAGGTAGTTTATAAACTAAAAGGCCTCAGGATTAAACGTGATGCCAGCATGCAGGCAAAACAAGGCAGTAAAATTGATTCAATAAAGGATGCAAGGCTGGGTGACCTGGCTTTTTTTGATAATGCCGAAGGTCGGGTAACGCATGTGGGTATCATGCTTAATAATGAACAGATTATCCATGCATCGGGCAAGGTTAAAATTGATACCATTAATGAGGATGGAATATACTCGCTCGAACAAAAAAAGCATACACATAACCTATGCGCTATCAGGCGTTTTTTTAATTAG
- a CDS encoding nucleotide exchange factor GrpE, producing the protein MKFNDMLKKKKKENTDNTENINEVNNEQLHDEGQEQAPVAEATAPETQQETAAPTAEEKLKDELAQANDKYLRLYAEFDNFRRRTIKEREEARKTEGKDVIVALLPVLDDFERAQRAMDKATEVAPVKEGVTLIQNKLKNILGQKGLKEMTSIGNAFDADLHEAITNIPAPADDLKGKVMDEMEKGYTLNDKVIRFAKVVVGA; encoded by the coding sequence ATGAAATTTAACGATATGTTGAAGAAAAAGAAGAAAGAAAATACGGATAATACAGAAAATATAAACGAAGTGAATAACGAGCAATTACATGATGAAGGGCAGGAACAAGCCCCGGTAGCGGAAGCTACGGCCCCGGAAACCCAACAGGAAACTGCTGCCCCAACTGCCGAAGAAAAGCTGAAAGATGAGCTGGCACAGGCCAATGACAAGTACTTGCGTTTATATGCCGAATTTGATAACTTTAGAAGGCGTACCATTAAAGAACGCGAGGAAGCCCGCAAAACTGAAGGTAAAGATGTTATTGTGGCTTTACTACCTGTACTTGACGACTTTGAACGCGCGCAGCGTGCCATGGATAAGGCTACCGAAGTTGCCCCGGTTAAAGAGGGCGTTACTTTGATCCAAAACAAGCTGAAAAATATACTTGGCCAAAAAGGCCTGAAAGAAATGACATCAATAGGCAATGCCTTTGATGCCGACCTGCATGAAGCTATCACCAATATTCCGGCACCTGCTGATGACCTTAAAGGCAAGGTAATGGACGAAATGGAAAAAGGCTATACCCTGAACGACAAAGTGATCCGCTTTGCTAAAGTGGTTGTAGGAGCGTAA
- a CDS encoding acyl-CoA reductase, with protein MSKINPKNSINSFSELGRQLLSPDVALSTLIENEQYHNAWFTPASVSEAVAAIGNMLNEADLIAWLSKYDRETRKPVKSIGLILAGNIPLVGFHDVLCVIASGTKALIKASSQDARLIKAVLEKLVAIDADFAGSFSFVDKLEGFDAIIATGSNNSSRYFDYYFGKVPNIIRKNRNSIAVLSGEETAPELFNLGHDILDYYGLGCRNVSKILVPEGYDFTFFFESIEDHKAIINHHKYNNNYDYNKSIYLVNGDKHFDNGFLMVKEDDRLTSPLSVLFFNYYNDITEAENIINENAQNIQCIVSTLPLQVSNQVVGFGQSQQPKLWDYADGVDTMEFLSSL; from the coding sequence ATGTCAAAAATTAATCCAAAAAACTCAATAAACTCATTTTCGGAACTGGGCAGGCAACTTCTATCGCCCGATGTAGCATTAAGCACCCTTATTGAAAATGAACAATATCATAATGCATGGTTTACACCGGCAAGCGTTTCAGAAGCAGTAGCCGCCATCGGCAACATGCTTAACGAGGCCGACCTAATCGCCTGGCTTTCAAAATACGACCGCGAAACGCGCAAACCTGTAAAAAGTATTGGACTGATCCTGGCCGGCAACATCCCGCTGGTAGGTTTTCATGACGTACTTTGCGTTATTGCTTCCGGTACCAAGGCGCTTATAAAAGCATCATCGCAGGATGCCCGCCTTATCAAAGCAGTACTGGAAAAACTCGTAGCTATTGACGCTGATTTTGCCGGCAGTTTTAGCTTTGTTGACAAGCTGGAAGGTTTTGACGCCATTATAGCCACCGGCAGCAACAACAGCTCGCGCTATTTTGATTATTATTTTGGTAAAGTTCCTAACATCATCCGCAAAAACCGCAATAGCATCGCTGTATTGAGCGGTGAGGAAACCGCCCCCGAACTTTTCAATCTCGGCCATGACATTTTAGATTATTACGGACTTGGCTGTCGTAACGTATCCAAAATCCTGGTACCGGAAGGGTATGACTTTACCTTCTTTTTTGAATCGATAGAAGATCATAAGGCCATTATTAATCACCATAAATACAACAACAATTACGATTATAATAAATCAATCTATCTTGTTAACGGTGATAAACATTTTGACAATGGGTTTTTAATGGTTAAAGAAGATGACAGGCTGACATCGCCGCTGTCAGTATTATTTTTTAACTATTACAACGACATAACAGAAGCTGAAAATATCATAAACGAAAACGCCCAAAACATTCAATGCATTGTAAGTACCCTACCCTTACAGGTAAGTAACCAGGTAGTAGGTTTTGGCCAGAGCCAGCAACCCAAGCTATGGGATTATGCCGATGGCGTGGATACGATGGAATTTTTGTCAAGTCTTTAA
- the dnaJ gene encoding molecular chaperone DnaJ: protein MAKRDYYDVLGIAKGASADDIKKAYRKMAIKYHPDKNQGDKEAEEKFKEAAEAYEVLSTPEKRQRYDQFGHAANASSPNGGGYGGGMNMDDIFSQFGDIFGGGSPFEGFFGGGRQSGGGGRRVARGSNLRIKVRLTLEEIANGAEKKIKVNKQIICKTCDGSGAKDKSSFQTCKTCGGSGAVRRVTNTILGQMQTTSTCPTCNGEGSTILSKCNVCHGDGVVRGEELITIQVPAGVSEGMQLSMSGKGNAAPRGGVPGDLIILIEEVPHETLKRDGNNVIYDLHVNFVDATLGTSIEVPTIDGKAKIKIDPGTQGGKILRLKGKGLPEVNSYHRGDQLVHINIWTPKALSREEREILEKLQGSPNFKPNPGKNEKSFFERMKEYFE, encoded by the coding sequence ATGGCTAAAAGAGATTATTACGATGTGCTCGGGATTGCGAAAGGCGCAAGTGCTGATGACATAAAAAAAGCATATCGTAAAATGGCTATTAAATATCACCCTGATAAAAATCAGGGCGATAAGGAAGCGGAAGAAAAGTTTAAGGAAGCTGCAGAAGCTTACGAAGTATTAAGCACTCCCGAAAAACGTCAGCGTTACGATCAGTTTGGTCACGCAGCTAACGCTTCATCGCCAAATGGCGGTGGTTATGGTGGCGGCATGAATATGGACGACATATTTAGCCAGTTTGGTGATATTTTTGGCGGAGGCAGTCCGTTTGAGGGCTTCTTTGGCGGCGGCCGTCAAAGTGGCGGCGGTGGAAGGCGCGTAGCCCGCGGCAGCAACCTGCGCATCAAAGTACGTTTAACCCTCGAAGAGATTGCCAACGGCGCCGAAAAGAAGATCAAAGTAAATAAACAGATCATCTGTAAAACCTGCGATGGCAGTGGCGCTAAAGATAAATCATCGTTCCAAACCTGTAAAACCTGCGGTGGCTCTGGTGCTGTGCGCAGGGTAACCAATACTATTTTGGGCCAGATGCAAACTACCAGCACCTGCCCTACCTGTAACGGTGAAGGGTCAACCATACTATCAAAATGTAATGTTTGTCATGGTGACGGCGTGGTTCGCGGTGAAGAACTGATCACCATCCAGGTGCCTGCAGGCGTTAGCGAAGGCATGCAGTTGAGCATGAGCGGTAAAGGTAATGCAGCCCCACGCGGCGGTGTTCCCGGCGACCTGATCATCCTGATTGAAGAGGTACCTCACGAAACATTAAAACGTGATGGCAATAACGTGATTTATGATCTGCATGTAAATTTTGTTGATGCAACTTTAGGCACCTCTATTGAAGTGCCAACCATTGACGGTAAAGCTAAAATAAAAATTGATCCCGGAACACAAGGGGGCAAAATACTACGCCTGAAAGGTAAGGGTTTACCGGAAGTAAATTCATATCACCGTGGCGATCAACTGGTGCATATCAACATTTGGACACCAAAAGCGTTAAGCCGCGAGGAACGTGAGATCCTGGAAAAACTGCAGGGCTCTCCTAACTTTAAACCCAATCCGGGCAAAAACGAAAAAAGTTTCTTTGAACGGATGAAGGAATATTTTGAATAG
- a CDS encoding 4Fe-4S dicluster domain-containing protein, producing MAIKITDECINCGACEPECPNNAIYDAGAAWRFSDGTGLRGIIDFGDGNTLNAEETQAALSDDIYYIVPDKCTECVGFHDEPQCAAVCPVDCCVDDEDIRESEEELLAKKDWLHMNE from the coding sequence ATGGCGATTAAAATCACCGACGAATGCATAAACTGCGGGGCCTGCGAACCGGAATGCCCTAATAATGCTATTTATGATGCAGGAGCGGCCTGGCGTTTCAGCGATGGGACTGGCCTTAGAGGGATAATTGATTTTGGCGATGGTAATACCCTGAATGCCGAAGAAACACAGGCTGCATTATCTGACGATATTTATTATATAGTACCCGATAAGTGTACCGAATGTGTAGGTTTTCATGACGAGCCTCAATGTGCTGCCGTTTGCCCGGTTGATTGCTGCGTTGACGACGAGGATATCCGCGAAAGCGAAGAAGAGCTGCTTGCCAAAAAGGACTGGCTGCACATGAACGAATAA